In the genome of Arabidopsis thaliana chromosome 4, partial sequence, the window TGATTCTTTAACATCCCAAATGCTGAGGGAATTATCACTACAACCAATAGCTAGAagcttatcttcttcttccaacgAACCAGTAGAGTCCTACCACAAGAACAAACCCAATCCATGAGGAACAAGGaacattataaaatcaaacagacaatgcaaaaacagagattttaACCTGTAAGAAACAAACGTCGAAGACCCAATTGCTAAGCCTAGgcaaagattcaaaattttccaaattcaCGGAGATTTCACCAGAGCTCGAAGCTAATTCAACAATCAATGAAAAgatcttcactttcttctctccaaaTATTACAAGTTTATACGTATATCTTTCCGCCGAATGAACAAAGCTTTTGCTACAAACAGTTCCATGGACGCGAACTCCCTCAAACACTTGAAACGATCGAATCAATTCCCCGGAACTCAAATCGTAAAGCAGAATCTCCGAACCGGAACctatttgaataaattaacCCCTAATTACATCAAAAActccaacaaaaatttgaaaaacaaagatttatcGTGAGAGCTCACCGGCGAGAAGATAAGGAATTGAAGAAACATGTTGAGGAAGATTGAGGAAAGCTAGAGAAGAGACTTCTCCTAGATATGGACCGGCGTGAGGGTTCCACTTCCGGCGGCTGTTTTCTTCCGCCATAGCTTTGCTACGACAGTGCGGCTCCGACTCCGACTTGAGTTCAAAGTTTAGAGGCAACACAAAACTTTGCAATAGTAGTCAAACTTTCCAAGTGAGTCAACGAGCCTCGAACATTTGGGCTTCATATATGGGCTTTTAGTCGCATGTTAATGGGCTTAATGCTTTTTAtgtacaaaatcaaataattgagCAGGAAAGAGAGCGTAGAGAAAGGGCCCAATACTAAAAAgttagacaaacaaaaaaagtaatgcGGTGAGCGTGGATCGAACACGCGACCTTCAGATCTTCAGTCTGACGCTCTCCCAACTGAGCTATCCCCGCTTTGTTGTTATTCAATGACACGTGTACTTATATAATGCTAAAtgcatttatttttgtttgttttattgaaataaaaaaagcgAGATTACATAAATATGACAGTCTTTTAtaagaaaaggagaaatcgCATTCAGATATCGCAAGAAATCCACAACGGCTCCTCAAACTGACCTTCAAGCTTGTCACCATCTTGACCGTTCAAATTCAACTGACTCAAATCCAATTCATCAGCAGTATGCCACGTAGGAGTCCCATCTTCATACCCATTCCACGTCAGCCTCCTCAATCCCGTTCCGTCTAATTTCACAACGTACAAATCCCCATAAGGCTGAAACTGATTCGGCATCGTCACCGGCTCCGCCGTTACTCCGCTCAAATTCGCCGCGAAAACAAGCCAATCACCATCTTTATTGAAACTCACATGATTAACTCTCTCCCTCGCCGCTTCCTCAGACCCTTCCGGTCCCGAAATTTGAATCCTCCTCAAACCAGTACCGTCAGGTCTCACCACGTAAGCACCGAACACGGCCGTGTTCTCTGGATTATGACGATTAGATGAGAATCCGATGAGATCTCCTTTCGGAGACCAGCAAGGCATAGTGTCAATCCATGGCCCATCCGTTAACCGTCGTATTCCACCGCCGTTAGATTCTCCGTTAACGGCGTCTACAATGTAGAGATTTTTATGACCTGATCTACCAGATCGGAACACGATTGATTTACCGTCCGGAGAGCAAGACGGAAAAGCGTTATTCCCAGTGTTCTCTAGAGTGAGAATCTTCACATCACATGGAAGATCTTCTTTATCAGCGGTGAGATCTGATGGATCGAACTTGATTCGAGCTATCTGAACCGCGATTCTCGCCGGAGAGAAGATTGGACCTAGAGATGTGTAGATTACATGACGCTCTGTTGGACTCCATGAATTGTAGAAAGCTGTACGGTCTTTGATCAACGTCCATCGTTTTGAACCGTCGGATTTAGATACTTTGATTCCACCGTTGATGTCGAAATCGGAGTTCAATGCGATTAGATCACCGTTgggagatgatgatggaaaCGATCCGTTGATTCTTAGTAATCGGAGGGTTTTGATTGGTGAAACGATGGATTCGATGTTAGGTACGATTGACTCGCCTTGAGTTGACTCGCCTCTGAATCGGTGGTAGCCGAGGAACTCGGAGTCTGGAGACACGAAAGGGTTGTAATGGTGGAAACTCGGATTGAGTGACTCAGTCACCGGCTGAAACGTTGTGTTTTCAAGGTCGTAAATCTCGATGTGACGGTGGTTGACGCCGCGACGGCGAGTTGCTAAGGCGATTCGTTTCCCGTCGCGGAAAGCTGCAGGAGTGAAGCAATGGAGTCCAGATGGAGTGACTCGGATTGGTGTGATTGGGAAATCGGTATATTCCGTGAAATTCTCCGGTATATCTACCCGGAAGATGCTCCACCAACCGTCGTCTGCTTGGTGGTGGAAGAAAACAGTTGAATCGCCGGACCAAGTCGGCCATCCACCACGCTCGCAGATAACCACTCTTGTCTCTGGTTTTGATGCTTTGAAAACAGTAATATCAGTGTTGATCTCGTGAAACTCACCACCCCAAGAGCGAGTTCCATAAGAAGCAACGGCTAAGAAATCTCCAGATTGAGAAACCGCCGGACTAAAGTCGGCGGTGTCTGGTGGAGTGACACGTGTAACTTCTCTCTTTGCGCTGTTGAGCTCCACGGTGTAAAGCGCAGACCAATTCTTGAAATAACGATCAGGT includes:
- a CDS encoding tolB protein-like protein (tolB protein-related; FUNCTIONS IN: molecular_function unknown; INVOLVED IN: response to cyclopentenone; LOCATED IN: membrane; EXPRESSED IN: 22 plant structures; EXPRESSED DURING: 13 growth stages; CONTAINS InterPro DOMAIN/s: WD40-like Beta Propeller (InterPro:IPR011659), Peptidase S9B, dipeptidylpeptidase IV N-terminal (InterPro:IPR002469), Six-bladed beta-propeller, TolB-like (InterPro:IPR011042); BEST Arabidopsis thaliana protein match is: DPP6 N-terminal domain-like protein (TAIR:AT1G21680.1); Has 6090 Blast hits to 4220 proteins in 1098 species: Archae - 42; Bacteria - 3414; Metazoa - 20; Fungi - 42; Plants - 120; Viruses - 0; Other Eukaryotes - 2452 (source: NCBI BLink).); translation: METPKGTIIFTTVGRTHYGFDVFSLNIATSVERRLTDGVSVNFNAQFVNDKSDDVVFVSERNGSARIYKTRSGISKPEQIPGAPESYFHDRPIITQNNRLYFISAHEQPDRYFKNWSALYTVELNSAKREVTRVTPPDTADFSPAVSQSGDFLAVASYGTRSWGGEFHEINTDITVFKASKPETRVVICERGGWPTWSGDSTVFFHHQADDGWWSIFRVDIPENFTEYTDFPITPIRVTPSGLHCFTPAAFRDGKRIALATRRRGVNHRHIEIYDLENTTFQPVTESLNPSFHHYNPFVSPDSEFLGYHRFRGESTQGESIVPNIESIVSPIKTLRLLRINGSFPSSSPNGDLIALNSDFDINGGIKVSKSDGSKRWTLIKDRTAFYNSWSPTERHVIYTSLGPIFSPARIAVQIARIKFDPSDLTADKEDLPCDVKILTLENTGNNAFPSCSPDGKSIVFRSGRSGHKNLYIVDAVNGESNGGGIRRLTDGPWIDTMPCWSPKGDLIGFSSNRHNPENTAVFGAYVVRPDGTGLRRIQISGPEGSEEAARERVNHVSFNKDGDWLVFAANLSGVTAEPVTMPNQFQPYGDLYVVKLDGTGLRRLTWNGYEDGTPTWHTADELDLSQLNLNGQDGDKLEGQFEEPLWISCDI
- a CDS encoding tolB protein-like protein, yielding MKTATSLHTHVRISFVPFTLHTQSNSQTPPQPSINTRITYHQQFIKNSTMETPKGTIIFTTVGRTHYGFDVFSLNIATSVERRLTDGVSVNFNAQFVNDKSDDVVFVSERNGSARIYKTRSGISKPEQIPGAPESYFHDRPIITQNNRLYFISAHEQPDRYFKNWSALYTVELNSAKREVTRVTPPDTADFSPAVSQSGDFLAVASYGTRSWGGEFHEINTDITVFKASKPETRVVICERGGWPTWSGDSTVFFHHQADDGWWSIFRVDIPENFTEYTDFPITPIRVTPSGLHCFTPAAFRDGKRIALATRRRGVNHRHIEIYDLENTTFQPVTESLNPSFHHYNPFVSPDSEFLGYHRFRGESTQGESIVPNIESIVSPIKTLRLLRINGSFPSSSPNGDLIALNSDFDINGGIKVSKSDGSKRWTLIKDRTAFYNSWSPTERHVIYTSLGPIFSPARIAVQIARIKFDPSDLTADKEDLPCDVKILTLENTGNNAFPSCSPDGKSIVFRSGRSGHKNLYIVDAVNGESNGGGIRRLTDGPWIDTMPCWSPKGDLIGFSSNRHNPENTAVFGAYVVRPDGTGLRRIQISGPEGSEEAARERVNHVSFNKDGDWLVFAANLSGVTAEPVTMPNQFQPYGDLYVVKLDGTGLRRLTWNGYEDGTPTWHTADELDLSQLNLNGQDGDKLEGQFEEPLWISCDI